A window of the Eulemur rufifrons isolate Redbay chromosome 6, OSU_ERuf_1, whole genome shotgun sequence genome harbors these coding sequences:
- the LOC138384890 gene encoding olfactory receptor 5P4-like, with amino-acid sequence METRNGTMVTEFIILGLTEDPTLCSVFFVVFLGIYVVTILGNISIIMLIRRSPQLHTPMYFFLSHLAFVDIGYSTSVTPIMIVSFVRERIAIPVAGCIAQLGSDVVFGTAEGFLLAAMAYDRYVAICSPLLYSTHMSPRVCIILLVVSYVSGCVNSSSCTGCLLSLTFCGPNKINHFFCDLPPLVKLSCTHIYIAEISPTISAGSLIVITLFIIVFSYLYILHSILKMHSTQGRHKAFSTCTSHLTAVTLFYGTVTFVYVIPKSSHSDDHVKVVSVFYTVIIPMVNPLIYSLRNKEVKEAMRKLIVRIPSSFERNPV; translated from the coding sequence ATGGAGACTAGAAACGGCACAATGGTGACAGAGTTCATTATTTTGGGGTTGACAGAGGATCCTACTCTTTGTTCAGTTTTCTTTGTGGTATTTCTAGGAATCTATGTTGTTACCATATTGGGCAATATCAGCATAATCATGTTAATCCGAAGAAGCCCTCAGCTTCACACCCCTATGTACTTCTTCCTCAGCCATTTGGCCTTTGTGGACATCGGCTATTCCACATCAGTCACACCTATCATGATTGTGAGTTTTGTAAGGGAGAGAATTGCTATCCCTGTTGCTGGCTGCATAGCCCAGCTTGGCTCTGATGTTGTCTTTGGGACGGCCGAGGGCTTCCTGCTGGCCGCCATGGCCTACgatcgctatgtggccatctgctcCCCACTTCTCTACTCCACACATATGTCTCCCAGGGTCTGCATCATCTTGTTGGTTGTTTCCTATGTGAGTGGGTGTGTGAACTCTTCATCATGTACCGGCTGCTTATTGAGCTTGACTTTCTGTGGACCAAACAAAATCAACCATTTTTTCTGTGACCTCCCACCGCTAGTGAAGCTTTCTTGCACCCATATTTATATTGCTGAAATATCTCCTACCATCTCAGCTGGGTCACTCATTGTAATCACACTGTTTATCATAGTTTTTTCATATCTGTACATCCTCCACTCGATCCTAAAgatgcactctacccagggaaggcacaaggccttctccacctgcaccTCCCACCTCACTGCAGTCACTCTGTTTTATGGGACAGTTACATTCGTTTATGTTATACCAAAGTCAAGCCACTCAGATGATCATGTTAAAGTGGTGTCTGTGTTCTACACAGTAATAATCCCCATGGTGAACCCTCTGATCTACAGTCTGAGgaacaaggaggtgaaagaggcCATGAGAAAATTGATAGTGAGAATACCTTCCTCATTTGAAAGAAACCCAGTGTGA
- the LOC138384194 gene encoding olfactory receptor 5P76, with protein MDSWVDGNHTAVTGFILLGLTHDPLLRVVLFILMLCIYLVTISGNLSTIILIRISSQLHHPMYFFLSHLASADIGYSSSVTPNMLVNFLVETNTISYLGCAIQLGSAVFFGTSECFLLAAMAYDRFVAICNPLLYSTKMSTQVCVQLLVVAYTGGFLNASSFTFSFFSLSFCGPNQVNHFFCDFTPLIELSCFDTSVPAAVPSFSAGSIIVITVFVIAISYMYILITILKMRSSEGRHKAFSTCTSHLTAVTLFYGTITFIYVMPKSSYSTDQNKVVSVFYMVVIPMLNPLIYSLRNKEIKEALKRELGRKIFS; from the coding sequence ATGGATTCCTGGGTGGATGGGAACCACACTGCTGTGACAGGATTCATTTTATTGGGCTTAACACATGATCCACTCCTTCGAGTCGTCCTCTTTATACTCATGCTATGTATTTACCTGGTGACCATATCTGGCAACCTCAGCACAATCATTCTAATCAGAATCTCCTCTCAGCTCCATCatcctatgtatttttttctgagccacTTGGCTTCTGCTGACATAGGCTATTCATCTTCTGTCACCCCCAACATGCTTGTAAACTTCCTGGTGGAGACAAATACAATCTCCTACCTTGGATGCGCCATCCAGCTTGGTTCAGCGGTTTTCTTTGGGACATCTGAATGTTTCCTTCTGGCTGCCATGGCATATGACCGCTTTGTGGCAATCTGCAACCCGCTGCTTTATTCAACCAAAATGTCCACTCAAGTCTGTGTCCAGTTACTCGTAGTGGCTTACACAGGTGGTTTTCTTAATGCTTCCTCCtttaccttttccttcttttctttatctttctgtgGCCCAAATCAAGTCAAtcattttttctgtgattttactCCCTTAATTGAACTCTCCTGTTTTGATACCAGTGTCCCTGCAGCTGTTCCCTCATTTTCTGCTGGCTCCATCATCGTCATCACTGTGTTTGTCATAGCCATCTCCTACATGTACATCCTCATCACCATCCTGAAGATGCGCTCCAGCGAGGGGCGCCAcaaagccttctccacctgcaccTCCCACCTCACTGCGGTCACTCTGTTCTATGGGACCATTACATTCATTTATGTGATGCCCAAGTCCAGCTACTCGACTGACCAGAACAAGGTGGTGTCTGTGTTCTACATGGTGGTGATCCCCATGTTGAACCCCCTCATCTACAGTCTCAGGAACAAGGAGATCAAGGAGGCTCTGAAGAGAGagctaggaagaaaaatattttcttag
- the LOC138384891 gene encoding olfactory receptor 5P4-like, with translation METENSTMVTEFIILGLTEEPTLCSVFFVVFLGIYVVTILGNISIIMLIRRSPQLHTPMYLFLSHLAFVDIGYSTSVTPIMIVSFVRKRIAVPVAGCIAQLGSDVVFGTAECFLLAAMAYDRYVAICSPLLYSTHMSPRVCILLLVVSYVGGCVNSLSCISCLLSLTFCGPNKINHFFCDLPPLVKLSCTHIYIAEISPTISAGSIIVIALFIIIVSYLCILHSILKMHSSQGRHKAFSTCTSHLTAVTLFYGTVTFVYVIPKSGHSDDHIKVVSVFYTVIIPMLNPLIYSLRNKEVKEAMRKLIVRIHSSFERNPV, from the coding sequence ATGGAGACTGAAAACAGCACAATGGTGACAGAGTTCATTATTTTGGGGTTAACAGAAGAGCCTACTCTTTGTTCAGTTTTCTTTGTGGTCTTTCTAGGAATCTACGTTGTTACCATATTGGGCAATATCAGCATAATCATGTTAATCCGAAGGAGCCCTCAGCTTCACACCCCTATGTACCTCTTCCTCAGCCATTTGGCCTTTGTGGACATCGGCTATTCTACATCAGTCACACCTATCATGATTGTGAGTTTTGTAAGGAAGAGAATTGCTGTCCCTGTTGCTGGCTGCATAGCCCAGCTTGGCTCTGATGTTGTCTTTGGGACGGCCGAGTGCTTCCTGCTGGCCGCCATGGCCTACgatcgctatgtggccatctgctcCCCACTTCTCTACTCCACACACATGTCTCCCAGGGTCTGCATCCTCTTGTTGGTTGTTTCCTATGTGGGTGGGTGTGTGAATTCTTTGTCATGTATCAGCTGCTTATTGAGCTTGACTTTCTGTGGGCCGAATAAAATCAACCATTTCTTCTGTGACCTCCCACCCCTGGTGAAGCTTTCTTGTACCCATATTTATATTGCTGAAATATCTCCTACCATCTCAGCTGGGTCAATCATTGTAATCGCACTGTTTATCATAATTGTTTCATATCTGTGTATTCTCCACTCGATCCTAAAgatgcactctagccagggaaggcacaaggccttctccacctgcaccTCTCACCTCACTGCGGTCACTCTGTTTTATGGGACAGTTACATTTGTTTATGTTATACCAAAATCAGGCCACTCAGATGATCATATTAAAGTGGTGTCTGTGTTCTACACAGTAATAATCCCCATGCTCAACCCTCTGATCTACAGTCTGAGgaacaaggaggtgaaagaggcCATGAGAAAATTGATAGTGAGAATACATTCCTCATTTGAAAGAAATCCAGTGTGA